The Rugosibacter aromaticivorans region CCCTCGCCCACAAACGCCAGGCTCACGTGCTTCCTGCCATTGAGTTTATCGGCCAGCGCACAACCCACTGCCAGAGGAACATAAGCCCCCAGAAATACCGGATAAGGCAGGATGTTCACGCCCGGGGGCACTTCCGGCGGCAGGGGCAAATGCTCACGGATATGCTCCGGCGTATTGCCCATCAGCCCGGCCATGATGCGATCCACCGGCGCATTCCAATACAGCACGGCGCTGAGCTGGCGATACGCGGGAAATAACCAGTCGCCCACCTGCAACGCCGCCGCCGCGCCCAGGCCGGACGCTTCTTCACCGCGCGAGCTGGCCGCCACGCTCAACACCCCGCGCCGCTGCAAGCGCAACACCATCGCCTCAAACGTGCGCGTTTCGACCAACACCTCATACCAGCGCAGCAACTCCTGCCTGGAGACTTCCGGCACCGTGCCTTCTACGCTGCCATCCGGATTCAGAATCCGAAAATAATCTTCTCGTGGCCGAACCTCAGCCCATTTTTTCTCGCCCATTGAAAGCCTCCTCTGCGGTTTATTTGCGATTTATTTTAGCCCTGCACCCGCCCACCTTATCGCTTTTATTCGCAGCGATTAATCCAGCGATTAACCAAGTATCAGGCCGTTAAAATTTCAAGGTCAGTATACTCAAAGTGCTTTCTTGCACTTTACCGCCTTATCCTCGTAAAGCCCCCTCTTATTGCCTATCTCTATCACCACCCGCTCATGTTCGAACAAGCCTTTAAAAATATCGACGACGTCCTCTGGAAAGAAGCCGGTTGCACCACAGAGCTCGACTACACCGAGCAAACTTCCTGGCTGCTGTTTTTGAAATACCTCGACGGGCTGGAAGCAGACAAAGCCACCGAGGCTGCGCTCAACGGCAAGCCCTACACGCACATTCTGGACGCGCCCTACCGCTGGAATACCTGGGCCGCGCCCAAGGATAAAGACGGCAAGCCGGACCACAACAAGGCGCTCACGGGGGATGATCTGCGCGATTTTGTCGACAGACAACTCTTCCCCTATCTGCAAAGCTTCAAGCAAAAAGCCAGCGGGCCGAACACGCTGGAATACAAAATCGACGAAATCTTCGGCGAGATCAAAAACAGAATCCACAGCGGCTACAACCTGCGCGAGATCATCGATCACATCGACGAGCTGCGCTTTCGCTCGCAAACCGAAAAGCACGAGTTAAGCCACCTGTACGAAGCCAAGATCAAGAACATGGGCAACGCCGGGCGCAACGGCGGCGAGTATTACACCCCGCGCCCGCTGATCCGCGCCATCGTCAAAGTCGTGCAGCCTCAAATCGGCGAGCGCATTTACGACGGCGCCGTGGGCAGCGCGGGCTTTTTGTGCGAAGCATTACCTCACCGCCAATCGCCGTCTCACCACCGCCGACTTTTCCACCCTGCAAACCCGCACCTTCTACGGCAAGGAAAAAAAAGTCGCTGGCCTATGTCATGGCCATCATGAACATGATCCTGCACGGCATCGAAGCGCCCAACATCGTGCACACCAACACCCTGGCCGAGCCCCTCGCCGATGTGCAAGACAAGGACCGCTTCGAGGTCATCCTCGCCAACCCGCCCTTTGGCGGCAAAGAGCGGAAGTGCAGCAGAACTTCCCCATCCGCACCGGCGAGACGGCTTTCCTCTTCCTGCAACACTTCATCAAGATGCTCAAGGCCGGCGGCGGCGCGGATGTCGTCATCAAGAACACGTTTCTTTCCAACACCGACAACGCCTCGGTGAGCTTGCGCAAGCACTTGCTGGAGACCTGCAACCTGCACACCGTGCTCGACTGCCCCGGCGGCACCTTTCAAGGCGCGGGTGTGAAAACCGTCGTCCTGTTTTTCGAGAAAGGCGCACCGACCAGAAAGGTTTGGTATTACCAGCTCGACCCCGGCCGCAACCTGGGCAAGACCAACCCGCTGAACGACGCCGACTTGGCAGAATTCGTCGAACTGCAAAAAACCTTCGCCGATTCGGATAAGAGCTGGAGCGTAAAAGTCGGCGCTGGTGACACGGCGACCTTCGACCTCTCGGTGAAAAACCCGAACGGCGGCGAAGCCGTCGTACATCGCAGCCCGCAGGACATCTTGGATGGAATCGCCACGCTGGATGCGGAGAGTGCGGACGTACTGGCGAAGATTAGGGAGATGCTGAGCGCAACCGATAA contains the following coding sequences:
- a CDS encoding N-6 DNA methylase encodes the protein MFEQAFKNIDDVLWKEAGCTTELDYTEQTSWLLFLKYLDGLEADKATEAALNGKPYTHILDAPYRWNTWAAPKDKDGKPDHNKALTGDDLRDFVDRQLFPYLQSFKQKASGPNTLEYKIDEIFGEIKNRIHSGYNLREIIDHIDELRFRSQTEKHELSHLYEAKIKNMGNAGRNGGEYYTPRPLIRAIVKVVQPQIGERIYDGAVGSAGFLCEALPHRQSPSHHRRLFHPANPHLLRQGKKSRWPMSWPS
- a CDS encoding HsdM family class I SAM-dependent methyltransferase gives rise to the protein MQQNFPIRTGETAFLFLQHFIKMLKAGGGADVVIKNTFLSNTDNASVSLRKHLLETCNLHTVLDCPGGTFQGAGVKTVVLFFEKGAPTRKVWYYQLDPGRNLGKTNPLNDADLAEFVELQKTFADSDKSWSVKVGAGDTATFDLSVKNPNGGEAVVHRSPQDILDGIATLDAESADVLAKIREMLSATDKVMR